TGGGGGGGCCCAGGGACCCCGTCCACCCCCAGCGGCACTGGCCGAAGGTGCTGGTTTGTCCTCAAGGGCAATCTGCTGTTCTCGTTCGAGAGTCGAGAGGGCCGGGCCCCTCTGGGACTGGTGGTGCTGGAGGGCTGCACCGTGGAGCTGGCGGAGGCTCCGGTGCCAGAGGAGTTCGCCTTCACCATCCGCTTCGACGCCCCCGGTGTGCGTCCGCACTTGCTTGCAGCTGATGGCCCCGCGGCCCAGGAAGCCTGGGTGAAGGCGCTGTCCCGCGCGAGCTTCGGCTACATGCGCCTTGTGGTGCGTGAGCTGGAGAACCAGTTGCGGGATGCCCGCCAGAGCCTGGCCTTGCACCGCCACTCATCCTGGAAGGCCATTACCAGCCACTGTAGGCCCCAGGCTGTTGACCACTTGTCTCGGGGTCTGGAGAAAGGCCACTCCCTCTCCAGGGATTGCAGCCCCATGGGCTTGGCGGAAGTGGCCTGCGGCACGACAGCAGGGCGGGGCTTGGCGGAATGTGAGTTACAGGGCCCTACCAGCCTCCTTCTAAGCAGGGGCCAGAGTCCTGTATCCCCTGAGACCTCTTGCTTCTCTACCCTGCACAACTGGTACGGCCAGGAGATCCTGGAGCTGAGGCGGGGCTGGCTGCAGAGGGCCCGGGAGAGCCAGCCAAAATGTGAGGAACCGGATAGGCCCTGAACCTGGACCCTTTGGGTTCTGCCCTTGTCCTGCTGGTCAGGACACGAGGGCCAATTCTTTTTCAGGAGTCTGATGTTTACTCATTTccaaagttgatttttttatattcttttttttttttaatttttattttagagagagagaaaggaagggggaagagagagagagagagagaaaccttgatttgttgttcatttatttatgcatttcatgattgattcttgcatgtgtcctgaccagggatcaaacacgcaaccttggcatatggggatgatgctctaccgaactggccagggccaaagttCCGGTTCCCTAGGTTCCAGATCCACCCTCGTGCCTGGAGTGGACCGAGGAATCATTACTTGTAAACTCTATTTTCCCGAGGCCCAGAGTGCAAAGGTGGCTTGCTCAGCAGTCACAGAACGAGGGCCAAGTCTCCTGACACTGGGCTGGACCACCCCTCTCTTCGGGAATATTAATGAAATGGAGAAGGTAGAGAATATTACGTGCCTACAGGCCACCTTGCCTTCCATCGACATGCCAAACTCAGCCACAATTTCCAACATGAGGAGTCTTGTGTACATTTAAAAACCAGAAGTTAGCTACAGGGTTGGTTTCAAACTGACAGTGTAAGAGAAAGTGGATTTATTATATCACGGGGGTCTCTGGGGTTCCACTCTTCCTGATGGTGGGCAGATTGGACATGTGACCCCCACTCTATAGTCTGGAATGGCCCTTTGGTGGGAGAAGGCTATCAGCCAATATAGAGGGGTTTATTCTGCTCAGAAAGTGTtggccccctcctctctccccctctccctgactATCCAGTCAGCAGATGGTGCTAGACCTTGACCCCGGAGGGACTGGCAGCTTTATGTCAGAAGAAACCCTTACTGTGCTCTGTCCGCAGCAGCCAGCCACTGGAGCTGCCAAGTGGGAAGCCGAAAAAGCGATGGGCAGGCAGTGTGTTCCCCCAGGGAGTCCGTTTTGTGTTGGTTCTCAGTCCTGGGCATTCTAGGAGCATTGGCACAGGATTCCTGGTGCCCTGTGATGACTTCTTCTCCCCTGCCTGGGCTCCCAGCGAGGCCTTCCTGCTTCTAGAACCACCTGGGCACTCGTCCACAGTCCTGCCTGTCGTCCAGCGTTTTCCTGCCTAGACCCTCTCATTGCTACTCTCCCCAGCAGGccaggtgttttctttttcatttgttctggAAGGCAAAGTGGCTGGCCCCATAGAGCCAGAGAGGCCAGACTAGCCTGATGCCCTGTGGATGTGGTGACAACAGCTGGACAGAAGATGCACCGCCTGGGCAGAGGATACCCTCACCCCAGTGCGCACACTCTGTTCCTCTCTCCCGTGCTGCGGCCCCGGGCAGCCTGACGAAAGCCCAACTAGGGCTGGAGCCTGAGGCTCAGAGCCTCTTGAGGCCAGGAGGCTGAAATGCGGGGCCAGGACCGGTTCTCGGCATGTTTCCAAAGAAGAGGGGCCGCTTTCCCAGCCCTGTACTGGAGctccccagcccactgccctgtgTTTTATACAGACATTCCGggattttatctttcttattgtGACAGTATTTTTTTGTACGATTAAAACACTAAGCTTTTTATTACTCATTTCGGTTacttaagtttctttcttttttttaaagatcttatttatttttagagggaagagagggagagtgagagagagaaacatcaatgtgcggttgctggggggtcatggcctgcaacccgggcatgtaccctggctgggaatcgaacctgcgacactttggttcgcagcccgcgctcaacccactgagctacgccagccagggctcaagtttaTTTCAACAATCACATGAAGGCTGCTCGGCCAAGCTCTGGCTGTCCTGGATGGGGAGCAATGATCGAAATCTGAAGCCTTCCCCAAGTCGGTACTAGTTCACCGGCCCGCCTACTAGGCCTGGAACGAGGGAACTGGGGCTTCGCCGCCGTCCTCGTGACGTCACGACGTCGGGCGGGGCTGCGACAACCGCCTCCCTCCCACCGCTACGGGGAACTAGGCGGGCTGCACCGAGCGTGAGGCTGGGCCTCTCGCCTGCTCCCGAAAGCCTCGCGAGGCTTCACGCAGCGTTCTTTCCGAGGGCGGTGCCGGGGCCAGGCGCACGGACTTGGGGGCCAGGGATGGCGTCCGGAGCAGTTCGCTGGCTGGTACTCGCACCCGCCCGATCCGTGGCTCTCCGGAGCGGACCGGCCTTGAAGAAAGATGGCGGCATCTCCGCCGGACTGGGCGGCTCAGGTCGGAGCCTGGTACCGTCGAGGTCAGTCATCGTTACTCGCAGCGGCGCCATTTTGCCCAAGCCCGTGAAAGTGAGTGTCTGCCTGGAGGCGGGGCAAAGGTGCCGAGGCCAATCAGAGTGGGGAATACGTTCGGGTCGGCTTTGACTTGATAGGAGCAAGGGCCAATCAAACGACGGCCTTAGGCCGGAAGACGGATCAAGGATAAGATTTTGCTCTAATGCGCTAGTTTTGACAGGTGGGGAGCGGTGGGTGTTGGTCCAGGTGTTGAGCGTTTAGAGACCGAAGGTGGGGGGCAAGAACTGAGAAAGATGGCACTTTGCACTATCTTACCGCGAGGAGCGCGGTGTCAGAGTCCATCTCCGGAGCCAGAAGACTGGGCATTATGCGTCCAGTATAGATAAGACGtgtgtcctctctgctctgcctgcctccgAGTTGACGGGCTCCAATAACGAATTGCAGAAGGACTTTGTAAATGAAGTGTACCTGGGACGGgtcttctctgtctttttttaaaatgagttttgacCTAGTACTTAAATCATGTGATTTGCAGTCCTGTAAGGAGTGCACGGGATGGTTACGATCATTGTTTTTACGAATGGAGAAGAGTGTGtgtttggcggggggggggggggggggggggcggtcagaaTGGCCAGTGTCCCAAGCTAGCAGCTGAGTTTGGTCCAAGGACCCAGGTTACTTGCTATTATAGCCCAATTAGGTCCTGTTCTTTCCACCACTAATGCTTTCACTTGCCCTCAGTAACCTGAGGCTTTCTAAGTAAAATGTAACAGTCCCGTTTGCTTTTTTGACCCCAGGACTGCGTGGgagttagaaaacaaaaactctgaaAAGCCAGACGGCTGGCCTCTGCTAGTTCACACAAACGAGTGAATTCGGGCTGTTTCATAGCAAGAAGCAGGAAGGTGTTTGGGAAGAGATGCATTACGAAAAGGCATAGctggtaaaaaaaatttttttgaaactccataggaaaatacaaaaggaaatgtTGAGATTTTATGCAACACCCCAGACCacttaaaaaagttaatttttcaaTGTAAAGACATGCTCACTTTTCAAAACACAcctgtttctaaaatttaatgtGGTGAAGTCACATTTCTCAGTCCCCAGGAAACCTGTTATTTCCAGAACTCGGTAGAATATCCCTTCCCTGTACATCTTTCTGTAATCCATTTTCATGTCT
The sequence above is a segment of the Phyllostomus discolor isolate MPI-MPIP mPhyDis1 chromosome 2, mPhyDis1.pri.v3, whole genome shotgun sequence genome. Coding sequences within it:
- the PHETA2 gene encoding sesquipedalian-2 produces the protein MGAMKLNKRSVAHYALSNSPADHMGFLRTWGGPGTPSTPSGTGRRCWFVLKGNLLFSFESREGRAPLGLVVLEGCTVELAEAPVPEEFAFTIRFDAPGVRPHLLAADGPAAQEAWVKALSRASFGYMRLVVRELENQLRDARQSLALHRHSSWKAITSHCRPQAVDHLSRGLEKGHSLSRDCSPMGLAEVACGTTAGRGLAECELQGPTSLLLSRGQSPVSPETSCFSTLHNWYGQEILELRRGWLQRARESQPKCEEPDRP
- the SMDT1 gene encoding essential MCU regulator, mitochondrial, with product MASGAVRWLVLAPARSVALRSGPALKKDGGISAGLGGSGRSLVPSRSVIVTRSGAILPKPVKMSFGLLRVFSIVIPFLYVGTLISKNFAALLEEHDIFVPEDDDDDD